One window of Streptomyces sp. FIT100 genomic DNA carries:
- a CDS encoding ABC transporter permease, producing the protein MTTTVLSALRPRLRAAAHGGGRLRALRRNRLALTGGVIAAVFVLAALLAPLIAPYDPARPDFGNVLAEPSWSHWLGTDDLGRDQLSRIVHGARASMQVGLLAVVLAFLVGVPLGLLAGYYGRIADSTVSRITDTMLAFPFLVLAVGLAAVLGPSLSNATIAIGISQIPAVIRITRAETLRLKHTDYVAAAIANGGGDATVLGRHILPNATSALIVQATVGIPAAIIGEALLSFLGLGVQPPDPSLGVMLSGAQPFLAPAPWLAVFPGLAIVAATLAFNLLGDGLRDVLDPRGATR; encoded by the coding sequence GTGACCACGACCGTACTCAGCGCCCTGCGGCCGAGGCTCCGGGCCGCGGCGCACGGCGGCGGCAGACTGCGGGCACTGCGCCGCAACCGCCTCGCCCTCACCGGCGGAGTCATCGCGGCCGTCTTCGTCCTCGCCGCCCTCCTCGCACCGCTGATCGCGCCCTACGACCCGGCGCGGCCCGACTTCGGCAACGTCCTCGCCGAACCCAGCTGGTCGCACTGGCTCGGCACCGACGACCTCGGCCGCGACCAGCTCTCCCGCATCGTCCACGGCGCCCGCGCCTCGATGCAGGTCGGGCTGCTCGCCGTGGTGCTCGCCTTCCTCGTCGGCGTACCGCTCGGGCTGCTCGCCGGCTACTACGGCCGGATCGCCGACAGCACGGTCTCCCGGATCACCGACACCATGCTGGCCTTCCCGTTCCTGGTCCTGGCCGTCGGACTCGCCGCCGTGCTCGGTCCCTCACTCTCCAACGCGACCATCGCCATCGGCATCTCCCAGATCCCGGCCGTCATCCGCATCACCCGCGCCGAGACACTCCGGCTCAAGCACACCGACTACGTGGCCGCGGCTATCGCCAACGGCGGCGGCGACGCCACCGTGCTCGGCCGCCACATCCTGCCCAACGCCACCTCCGCGCTGATCGTCCAGGCGACCGTCGGCATCCCCGCCGCGATCATCGGCGAGGCGCTTCTGAGCTTCCTCGGCCTCGGGGTGCAGCCGCCCGATCCGTCGCTCGGCGTGATGCTCTCCGGCGCACAGCCGTTCCTCGCCCCCGCGCCCTGGCTGGCCGTCTTCCCCGGGCTCGCGATCGTCGCGGCGACGCTCGCCTTCAACCTGCTCGGCGACGGGCTCCGTGACGTCCTCGACCCCCGTGGAGCGACCCGATGA
- a CDS encoding ABC transporter ATP-binding protein — MTSSVTPVLSVRDLSVSFRTDSRTVHAVDSVSYDLAAGEVLAVVGESGCGKSVTSMAVMGLLPPTARVQGSIRLAGRELAGADDRTLGRVRGKDIAMIFQEPMTSLNPVLTVGRQITEVLRRHQGLGRRAAAERAVELLGLVGIPAPRRRAAEYPHQLSGGTRQRVMIAVAVACDPSVLIADEPTTALDVTVQAGILEVLRSLRERLGTAIVLITHDLGVVADLADRVLVMYAGRTVEQAPVDELFASPRHPYTSGLLGAVLRPGGEGKRRLPEIPGLVPSLDAQPDACTFAPRCAYADDACTAARPAFATLAAAHETACRHPLPTTSEVTP; from the coding sequence ATGACCTCATCCGTGACGCCCGTGCTGAGCGTGCGCGACCTGTCGGTGTCCTTCCGTACGGACAGCCGGACCGTCCACGCCGTCGACTCCGTCTCCTACGACCTCGCCGCGGGCGAAGTGCTCGCGGTGGTCGGCGAGTCGGGCTGCGGCAAGTCCGTCACCTCGATGGCGGTGATGGGACTGCTGCCGCCCACGGCCCGGGTCCAGGGCTCCATCCGGCTGGCCGGCCGCGAACTCGCCGGCGCCGACGACCGGACACTCGGCAGGGTCCGCGGCAAGGACATCGCGATGATCTTCCAGGAGCCGATGACATCGCTCAACCCCGTCCTCACCGTCGGCCGGCAGATCACCGAGGTGCTCCGGCGCCACCAGGGCCTCGGCCGCAGGGCGGCGGCCGAGCGGGCCGTGGAACTCCTCGGACTGGTCGGCATCCCCGCGCCCCGCCGCCGTGCCGCCGAGTACCCGCACCAGCTCAGCGGCGGTACGCGGCAGCGCGTGATGATCGCCGTCGCGGTCGCCTGCGATCCCTCGGTGCTCATCGCCGACGAGCCGACCACCGCACTCGACGTCACCGTCCAGGCGGGCATCCTGGAGGTCCTCCGGTCACTGCGCGAGCGCCTCGGCACCGCGATCGTCCTCATCACCCACGACCTCGGCGTCGTCGCCGACCTCGCCGACCGGGTGCTCGTCATGTACGCGGGCCGGACCGTCGAACAGGCCCCGGTGGACGAGCTGTTCGCCTCGCCCCGGCACCCGTACACGAGCGGTCTGCTCGGCGCCGTGCTCCGCCCCGGCGGCGAGGGCAAGCGGCGGCTCCCCGAGATCCCCGGTCTCGTCCCGAGCCTCGACGCCCAGCCCGACGCCTGCACCTTCGCCCCGCGCTGCGCCTACGCCGACGACGCCTGCACCGCCGCGCGGCCGGCCTTCGCGACGCTCGCCGCCGCCCACGAGACGGCCTGCCGGCACCCGCTCCCGACCACCTCGGAGGTCACGCCGTGA
- a CDS encoding ABC transporter ATP-binding protein, which translates to MTSKPPVLELHGLTRHFASGKGTVRAVDDVSLTVGRGEVVGLVGESGSGKSTVGRCAVRLDAPTAGTVRINGTDVTRLSRRALRPLRKDFHLVFQDPSSSLDPRMTVGGIIAEPIRLHRLAARGEAVRARVGELLAQVGLRPEYADRHPHELSGGQRQRISLARALAVDPDLLIADEPTSALDVSVQASVLNLLADLQRERGFGCLFITHDLAAVEFLADRIAVMYLGQVVEQAPTADLFAAPKHPYTQALLSAAPVPDPAAQRSRERIVLSGELPSPLAPPPGCRFHTRCPVAVARCRTGIPELRTLPGTARQVACHLVADDGTAPDAAAASATAPAPTP; encoded by the coding sequence GTGACCAGCAAGCCACCCGTCCTCGAACTGCACGGCCTCACCCGCCACTTCGCCTCGGGCAAGGGCACCGTCCGGGCCGTCGACGACGTCAGCCTCACCGTCGGCCGCGGCGAAGTCGTCGGCCTCGTGGGCGAGTCGGGAAGCGGCAAGTCGACCGTCGGCCGCTGCGCCGTGCGCCTCGACGCGCCGACCGCCGGCACCGTCCGGATCAACGGCACCGACGTCACCCGGCTCTCCCGGCGCGCCCTGCGGCCCCTGCGCAAGGACTTCCACCTCGTCTTCCAGGACCCCTCGTCCTCCCTCGACCCGCGGATGACGGTCGGCGGCATCATCGCCGAACCGATACGGCTGCACCGGCTTGCCGCCCGCGGCGAGGCCGTACGCGCCCGGGTCGGCGAACTCCTCGCGCAGGTCGGACTGCGGCCCGAGTACGCCGACCGGCATCCGCACGAGCTCTCCGGCGGCCAGCGCCAGCGCATCTCGCTCGCCCGGGCCCTGGCCGTCGACCCGGACCTGCTGATCGCCGACGAGCCGACATCGGCGCTCGACGTCTCCGTCCAGGCGTCCGTGCTCAATCTCCTCGCCGACCTCCAGCGCGAGCGGGGTTTCGGCTGCCTGTTCATCACCCACGATCTCGCGGCCGTCGAGTTCCTCGCCGACCGGATCGCCGTGATGTATCTCGGCCAGGTCGTGGAACAGGCCCCGACCGCTGACCTGTTCGCCGCCCCCAAGCACCCGTACACCCAGGCGCTGCTCTCCGCCGCGCCCGTGCCCGACCCGGCCGCCCAGCGCTCCCGCGAGCGGATCGTCCTGAGCGGCGAGCTGCCCAGCCCGCTGGCGCCGCCGCCGGGCTGCCGCTTCCACACCCGCTGCCCGGTGGCCGTCGCTCGCTGCCGGACCGGGATCCCGGAGCTGCGTACGCTGCCGGGTACGGCCCGGCAGGTCGCCTGCCACCTGGTGGCCGACGACGGCACGGCACCCGACGCGGCCGCGGCTTCCGCCACAGCCCCGGCCCCAACTCCCTGA
- a CDS encoding gamma-glutamyltransferase family protein: MFTTRPTLQGTFGMVSSTHWLASQSAMAVLEDGGNAFDAAVAAGFVLHVVEPHLNGPAGEVPIILAPAGGEVRVLCGQGPAPAGATIEHYRGLGLDLVPGTGPLAAAVPGAFDAWMVLLRDHGTRTLAEVLTYAIGYAEDGHPPVGRVGETVETVRGLFETEWTSSAEVYLPGGRAPRPGEPFRNPALAATWRRLVAEAGEGERTEQIERARAVWREGFIAEALVRQSARPTMDTSGTRHTGTLAAADLAGWSAAYEAPATYDWRGWTVCKAGGWSQGPAFLQQLALLPPELPEYGSAAYVHLLVEGCKLAMADREAWYGDAADVPVDALLSEPYNAQRRALIGEKASYELRPGSPAGRAPVLSAHALRVAAGEPGFDAMGIAGAGAGEPTVAKDGGTRGDTCHLDIVDRWGNMIAATPSGGWLQSNPVVPELGFPLGTRLQMAWLDPGLPNSLTPGRRPRTTLTPSLALRDGVPVMAFGTPGGDQQDQWQVHFFLAVALRGTVRGGLDLQGAIDAPNWHNDSFPGSFYPRGMRPGSVTVESRTDPEVVAELRRRGHDVTVGDAWSEGRLCAVARDPETGVLSAAANPRGMQGYAVGR; encoded by the coding sequence ATGTTCACCACCCGGCCGACTCTTCAGGGCACCTTCGGCATGGTGTCCTCCACCCACTGGCTGGCCTCGCAGTCCGCGATGGCCGTGCTGGAGGACGGCGGGAACGCCTTCGACGCCGCCGTCGCCGCCGGCTTCGTCCTCCACGTCGTCGAGCCGCATCTCAACGGCCCCGCGGGCGAGGTCCCGATCATCCTCGCCCCCGCGGGCGGCGAGGTGCGGGTGCTATGCGGGCAGGGTCCCGCGCCCGCAGGGGCCACCATCGAGCACTACCGGGGCCTCGGCCTCGACCTGGTCCCCGGCACCGGTCCGCTCGCCGCCGCCGTGCCCGGCGCGTTCGACGCCTGGATGGTGCTCCTGCGGGACCACGGGACCAGGACGCTCGCCGAGGTGCTCACGTACGCCATCGGGTACGCCGAGGACGGCCACCCGCCGGTCGGGCGGGTGGGCGAGACCGTGGAGACCGTACGCGGACTCTTCGAGACCGAGTGGACCTCCTCCGCCGAGGTCTACCTGCCGGGCGGCAGGGCCCCGCGTCCCGGCGAACCGTTCCGCAACCCGGCCCTTGCCGCCACCTGGCGGCGCCTGGTCGCGGAAGCGGGGGAGGGGGAGCGGACCGAGCAGATCGAGCGGGCGCGGGCGGTCTGGCGCGAGGGCTTCATCGCCGAGGCGCTCGTACGGCAGTCCGCGCGGCCCACGATGGACACCAGCGGCACCCGCCACACCGGCACGCTCGCCGCGGCCGATCTGGCGGGCTGGTCGGCCGCGTACGAGGCTCCGGCGACGTACGACTGGCGGGGCTGGACGGTGTGCAAGGCGGGCGGCTGGAGCCAGGGTCCGGCGTTCCTCCAGCAGTTGGCGCTGCTGCCGCCGGAGCTGCCGGAGTACGGCTCCGCCGCATACGTCCATCTGCTCGTCGAGGGCTGCAAGCTCGCCATGGCCGACCGGGAGGCGTGGTACGGCGACGCCGCCGACGTGCCGGTCGACGCGCTCCTGTCGGAGCCGTACAACGCGCAGCGGCGGGCGCTGATCGGCGAGAAGGCGTCGTACGAGCTGCGGCCCGGGAGCCCCGCGGGACGGGCACCCGTGCTCAGCGCGCACGCCCTGCGTGTCGCGGCGGGGGAGCCGGGCTTCGACGCCATGGGCATCGCGGGTGCGGGCGCGGGCGAGCCGACCGTCGCCAAGGACGGCGGCACCCGGGGCGACACCTGCCACCTGGACATCGTCGACCGCTGGGGCAACATGATCGCGGCCACCCCCAGCGGCGGCTGGCTCCAGTCCAATCCGGTCGTGCCCGAACTGGGCTTTCCGCTCGGCACCCGCCTCCAGATGGCGTGGCTGGACCCGGGCCTGCCGAACTCCCTCACGCCCGGCCGCCGCCCACGGACCACCCTGACGCCGTCGCTCGCGCTGCGGGACGGAGTGCCGGTGATGGCCTTCGGCACACCCGGCGGCGACCAGCAGGACCAGTGGCAGGTGCACTTCTTCCTCGCCGTGGCGCTGCGGGGCACGGTGCGGGGCGGCCTGGACCTGCAAGGCGCCATCGACGCCCCGAACTGGCACAACGACAGCTTCCCCGGCTCCTTCTACCCGCGCGGGATGCGGCCGGGGTCCGTCACCGTGGAGTCCCGCACGGACCCGGAGGTCGTCGCGGAGCTACGGCGCCGTGGGCATGACGTCACGGTGGGCGACGCCTGGTCGGAGGGCAGGCTGTGCGCGGTCGCACGCGACCCGGAGACGGGCGTGCTCTCGGCCGCGGCGAACCCGCGGGGCATGCAGGGTTATGCGGTAGGCCGCTGA
- a CDS encoding inositol monophosphatase, which produces MTEEFLSGTTGNPWESGTLALVEEAVRKAAAAEIMPRFRQLAAHEIVEKNGPHDLVTVADRSAEEHLTASLTALLPGSVVVGEEAVHADPSVYGALRGDAPVWIVDPVDGTRQFVHGDPGFCTLVALARHGELLASWTYAPALDEMAIAVRGHGARLDGVPVRAGSPAPGAVLEVAMSHPDFTSDGEKQALRPLQHADRVHARPCGSAGLEYLDVARGALDAVAFSWENAWDHAAGLLLVSEAGGTDLTLTGERFRITGGSALPFTAARDAATAAYVHGLLAGASR; this is translated from the coding sequence ATGACCGAAGAGTTTCTGTCCGGGACGACAGGGAATCCCTGGGAGTCCGGCACCCTTGCCCTGGTCGAGGAGGCGGTCCGCAAGGCGGCCGCCGCCGAGATCATGCCGCGTTTCCGGCAGCTCGCCGCACACGAGATCGTCGAGAAGAACGGCCCGCACGACCTGGTGACGGTCGCCGACCGCAGCGCCGAGGAGCACCTCACGGCGTCGCTGACGGCGCTGCTGCCGGGCTCGGTGGTGGTGGGCGAGGAGGCGGTCCACGCCGACCCGTCGGTGTACGGGGCGCTGCGCGGCGACGCGCCGGTGTGGATCGTCGACCCCGTCGACGGCACGCGCCAGTTCGTCCACGGCGACCCCGGTTTCTGCACGCTCGTCGCCCTCGCCCGCCACGGCGAGCTGCTCGCCTCGTGGACGTACGCCCCGGCGCTGGACGAGATGGCGATCGCGGTCCGCGGACACGGCGCGCGCCTGGACGGGGTGCCGGTGCGCGCGGGCTCGCCCGCCCCCGGAGCGGTGCTCGAAGTGGCCATGTCCCACCCGGACTTCACCAGCGACGGGGAGAAGCAGGCCCTTCGCCCCCTTCAGCACGCCGACCGCGTCCACGCCCGCCCGTGCGGCTCCGCCGGCCTGGAGTACCTCGACGTCGCCCGCGGCGCCCTGGACGCGGTCGCCTTCTCCTGGGAGAACGCCTGGGACCACGCGGCGGGCCTCCTCCTCGTCTCCGAGGCGGGCGGCACCGACCTGACCCTCACCGGCGAGCGCTTCCGCATCACGGGCGGCAGCGCGCTGCCCTTCACGGCAGCCCGGGACGCGGCGACGGCGGCGTACGTCCACGGCCTGCTGGCGGGAGCCTCCCGGTAG
- a CDS encoding nucleotidyltransferase family protein — protein sequence MAAGLSGVRGVRAVALGGSRARGAHRTDSDWDLGVYYRGGVDVAGLAALAEELTGAAVEVAGPGGWGPWVNGGAWLTVDGVRIDWILRDLDRVESVWADCREGRYEVGVQAGHPLGFWSPAYAGEVALCRVLADPAGELVALRTQTGTYPEPLRKALVDAAWEAEFSVAVAAKSAGARAGAGDPLHVSLCLSRAFGILAQSLHAHQRMWLLNEKGALTGAAALPAAPPDFAARVAGALRGLDASAVAAAGALVREVRGRLV from the coding sequence ATGGCCGCGGGGCTCTCGGGCGTGCGCGGGGTGCGTGCGGTCGCCCTCGGCGGAAGCAGGGCGCGCGGGGCGCACCGGACCGACTCCGACTGGGATCTCGGCGTCTACTACCGGGGCGGCGTGGACGTGGCGGGCCTGGCCGCGCTGGCCGAGGAGCTGACGGGCGCGGCGGTGGAGGTGGCCGGTCCGGGCGGCTGGGGTCCCTGGGTGAACGGCGGTGCGTGGCTCACGGTGGACGGGGTCCGGATCGACTGGATCCTGCGCGATCTCGACCGGGTGGAGTCCGTGTGGGCGGACTGCCGCGAGGGCCGCTACGAGGTGGGCGTCCAGGCGGGGCACCCGCTGGGCTTCTGGTCCCCCGCGTACGCGGGCGAGGTGGCCCTGTGCCGTGTCCTGGCCGATCCGGCGGGTGAGCTGGTGGCCCTGCGGACGCAGACGGGAACGTACCCGGAGCCGCTGCGGAAGGCACTGGTCGACGCGGCATGGGAGGCGGAGTTCTCGGTGGCGGTCGCGGCGAAGTCGGCGGGGGCGCGGGCGGGCGCCGGGGATCCGCTGCACGTTTCGCTGTGTCTGTCGAGGGCCTTCGGGATCCTGGCCCAGTCGCTCCATGCGCACCAGCGGATGTGGCTGCTGAACGAGAAGGGCGCCCTGACGGGAGCGGCGGCCCTCCCGGCCGCGCCGCCCGACTTCGCGGCGCGGGTGGCGGGGGCGCTGCGGGGACTGGACGCGAGCGCCGTGGCCGCGGCGGGAGCACTGGTACGGGAGGTGCGGGGGCGGCTGGTGTGA
- a CDS encoding NAD(P)/FAD-dependent oxidoreductase, which translates to MPSMLDAVVVGAGPNGLTAAAELARRGFSVAVFEALDTVGGGARTEELTLPGFRHDPCSAVHPLGAGSPAFNAMPLARYGLEWLHAPLPMAHPFDDGTAAVLARSVAETAASFGSRDAGAYRRLMAPYHGKWDTLARDFMSLPLTALPRDPLTLARFGLTGLPPSTWLMRRFRDDRARALFSGLVAHVIAPLHGIGTGAVGLVFALAAHAVGWPLPRGGSQSISDALAAYVRDCGGTIHTGTEIKRLDDLPPARAYVFDTSPTALARIAGLGRVYDHYRYGASVFKIDYALDGPVPWTAEAPRRAGTVQIGPSSREIGAALAQASGGRAPGTPFLISAQPSLVDPSRAPEGKHVFWVYGHVPARWEGDLTDAIERQIERFAPGFRDHVLARATAGPPALAARNANYVGGDIACGAASGLQLLLRPKLSLFPYSTPHPAVFLCSSATPPGPGVHGMSGHNAAKAVWRHLRTR; encoded by the coding sequence GTGCCGTCGATGCTCGATGCCGTCGTCGTGGGGGCGGGACCCAACGGGCTCACCGCGGCTGCCGAGTTGGCCCGCCGCGGCTTCTCGGTGGCCGTGTTCGAGGCCCTGGACACCGTGGGCGGCGGCGCCAGGACCGAGGAGCTCACCCTCCCCGGCTTCCGCCACGACCCCTGCTCCGCCGTGCACCCGCTCGGCGCGGGCTCGCCGGCCTTCAACGCGATGCCGCTCGCACGGTACGGGCTGGAGTGGCTCCATGCCCCGCTCCCCATGGCCCACCCCTTCGACGACGGCACCGCCGCCGTGCTGGCGCGCTCGGTCGCGGAGACCGCCGCCTCCTTCGGGTCCCGGGACGCCGGCGCGTACCGCCGCCTGATGGCGCCCTACCACGGCAAGTGGGACACCCTGGCCCGCGACTTCATGTCCCTGCCGCTCACCGCACTGCCCCGCGACCCCCTCACCCTCGCCCGCTTCGGCCTCACCGGACTGCCGCCGTCCACGTGGCTGATGCGCCGCTTCCGGGACGACCGTGCCCGTGCGCTGTTCTCCGGCCTCGTCGCCCATGTGATCGCCCCGCTCCACGGCATCGGCACGGGCGCCGTCGGCCTCGTTTTCGCACTCGCCGCGCACGCCGTCGGCTGGCCGCTGCCGCGCGGCGGCTCGCAGTCCATCTCGGACGCCCTCGCCGCGTACGTACGGGACTGCGGCGGCACGATCCACACCGGCACCGAGATCAAGCGCCTCGACGACCTCCCGCCCGCCCGGGCCTATGTCTTCGACACCTCCCCGACCGCGCTCGCCCGTATCGCGGGCCTCGGCCGTGTGTACGACCACTATCGCTACGGCGCGAGCGTTTTCAAGATCGACTACGCCCTGGACGGCCCGGTCCCCTGGACGGCCGAGGCGCCCCGCCGCGCAGGCACCGTCCAGATCGGACCCAGCAGCCGCGAGATCGGCGCCGCGCTCGCCCAGGCCTCGGGCGGCCGCGCCCCCGGCACGCCGTTCCTGATCTCCGCCCAGCCCAGCCTCGTCGACCCCTCCCGGGCGCCCGAGGGCAAGCACGTCTTCTGGGTGTACGGCCACGTCCCGGCCCGCTGGGAGGGCGACCTCACCGACGCCATCGAGCGCCAGATCGAGCGCTTCGCCCCCGGCTTCCGCGACCACGTGCTCGCCCGTGCCACCGCGGGACCGCCCGCACTCGCCGCGCGCAACGCCAACTACGTGGGCGGCGACATCGCCTGCGGTGCGGCGAGCGGGCTCCAGCTGCTGCTCCGCCCGAAGCTCTCGCTCTTCCCGTACTCGACCCCGCACCCGGCGGTCTTCCTGTGCTCCTCCGCGACCCCGCCCGGACCGGGCGTGCACGGCATGTCGGGCCACAACGCCGCGAAGGCGGTCTGGCGCCACCTCCGCACGCGATGA
- a CDS encoding O-acetyl-ADP-ribose deacetylase, which translates to MTTHPTLTLVHGDITEQHVDAVVNAANSSLLGGGGVDGAIHRRGGPEILDECRQLRASRYGKGLPTGQAVATTAGRLPARWVIHTVGPVWQAHGSDPALLASCYRESLRVADELGARTIAFPAISTGAYGWPMKDAARTAVETVRAAETAVEEVRFVLFDERAYEAFTEQVRRSGDRRGGRTA; encoded by the coding sequence ATGACCACGCACCCCACCCTCACCCTCGTCCACGGAGACATCACCGAGCAGCACGTCGACGCCGTCGTCAACGCCGCGAACTCCTCACTCCTCGGTGGCGGGGGCGTCGACGGGGCGATCCACCGGCGCGGCGGCCCGGAGATCCTCGACGAGTGCCGGCAGCTGCGCGCCTCGCGGTACGGCAAGGGCCTGCCGACCGGCCAGGCCGTCGCGACGACCGCGGGCCGGCTGCCCGCCCGGTGGGTCATCCACACCGTCGGCCCCGTGTGGCAGGCGCACGGCAGCGACCCGGCGCTGCTCGCCTCCTGCTACCGCGAGTCGCTCCGGGTCGCCGACGAACTGGGTGCGCGGACCATCGCCTTCCCGGCCATCTCCACCGGCGCCTACGGCTGGCCGATGAAGGACGCGGCCCGCACCGCCGTGGAGACGGTGCGGGCCGCGGAGACGGCGGTGGAGGAGGTCCGCTTCGTCCTTTTCGACGAGCGGGCGTACGAGGCGTTCACCGAGCAGGTCCGCCGGTCGGGGGACCGTCGCGGAGGCCGCACCGCCTGA
- a CDS encoding esterase/lipase family protein: MSPRLRAALRAAFVVFGTIALTAAGTLAPAHAATAVAASTIDGWEETGSSNVSSLTGGQGVATREDGTTLYRGVGSIPSSVRDQGWTHVGDPDIANGYVFDAYEDQDAATAKMFRVTTPQGAGYNYVHQLEPGEKYNNAFAAVSPDAQWLVSGEWGDTDRLLVFPAPVLNPSTPATGGTLDRAAQITLDHRIRDIQGCDFVTATRLLCASDDHSTDLWPDRLPLQQIDLARPLDGAEVTGHVTSLGPLPQRSFCSGTFETEGIDYHPASRTLRAQVIQPGICILSTTVHRYQPAAQALRTAAEPSKAAAARTPVVFVHGYNAGPGVWGQLKDDFKAAGYTDAELFAWPYDTSQSVNEVLAGQFASYVDGVRRQTGAAQVDVVTHSFGSLTGRWYVKFGGGQDTVRSLVSLGGPNHGTTTAWLCAAWDQACRDMTPGSYVQKQLASGDETPGAVRYATFWSNCDAEINPDDSVPLNGATNVAAGCLDHNDLLVDDGVSAGVRGFLAG, from the coding sequence ATGAGCCCTCGACTGCGCGCGGCCCTGAGAGCCGCCTTCGTCGTGTTCGGCACCATCGCACTGACCGCCGCGGGCACACTCGCCCCGGCACACGCGGCCACCGCCGTCGCGGCCTCCACCATCGACGGCTGGGAGGAGACCGGCTCGTCCAATGTGAGCAGCCTGACCGGGGGACAGGGGGTGGCGACGCGGGAGGACGGCACCACCCTGTACCGCGGCGTCGGCTCGATCCCGTCCTCCGTGCGCGACCAGGGGTGGACGCACGTCGGCGACCCCGACATCGCCAACGGATATGTCTTCGACGCGTACGAGGACCAGGACGCGGCCACGGCGAAGATGTTCCGGGTCACGACGCCGCAGGGCGCCGGCTACAACTACGTCCACCAGCTGGAGCCGGGGGAGAAGTACAACAACGCCTTCGCCGCTGTCTCCCCCGACGCGCAGTGGCTGGTCTCCGGCGAGTGGGGCGACACCGACCGCCTCCTCGTCTTCCCGGCGCCCGTGCTCAACCCCTCCACCCCGGCCACCGGCGGGACCCTCGACCGGGCGGCGCAGATCACGCTCGACCACCGGATCCGGGACATCCAGGGCTGCGACTTCGTCACCGCCACCCGGCTGCTCTGCGCGTCCGACGACCACAGCACCGACCTGTGGCCCGACCGACTCCCGCTCCAGCAGATCGACCTGGCACGGCCCCTGGACGGTGCCGAGGTCACCGGGCACGTCACCAGCCTCGGCCCGCTGCCCCAGCGCAGCTTCTGCTCGGGCACCTTCGAGACCGAGGGAATCGACTACCACCCCGCGAGCCGGACCCTGCGCGCCCAGGTCATCCAGCCCGGCATCTGCATCCTCTCCACCACCGTCCACCGCTACCAGCCGGCCGCGCAGGCTCTGCGCACGGCGGCCGAGCCGAGCAAGGCCGCGGCCGCCCGCACCCCCGTGGTCTTCGTGCACGGCTACAACGCCGGCCCCGGCGTCTGGGGTCAGCTCAAGGACGACTTCAAGGCCGCCGGCTACACCGACGCGGAGCTCTTCGCCTGGCCTTACGACACCAGCCAGTCGGTCAACGAGGTGCTCGCCGGGCAGTTCGCGAGTTACGTGGACGGCGTCCGCCGGCAGACGGGTGCCGCGCAGGTCGACGTCGTCACGCACTCCTTCGGCAGCCTGACGGGTCGCTGGTACGTGAAGTTCGGCGGTGGCCAGGACACCGTACGCAGCCTGGTGTCGCTCGGCGGCCCCAACCACGGCACCACCACGGCGTGGCTGTGCGCCGCGTGGGACCAGGCATGCCGGGACATGACCCCCGGTTCGTACGTCCAGAAGCAGCTGGCCTCGGGCGACGAGACGCCGGGCGCGGTCCGGTACGCCACGTTCTGGTCCAACTGCGATGCGGAGATCAACCCCGACGACAGCGTGCCGCTGAACGGGGCGACCAACGTCGCCGCGGGCTGCCTCGACCACAACGACCTGCTCGTCGACGACGGGGTCTCCGCCGGGGTGCGGGGCTTCCTCGCCGGCTGA